A portion of the Lolium rigidum isolate FL_2022 chromosome 1, APGP_CSIRO_Lrig_0.1, whole genome shotgun sequence genome contains these proteins:
- the LOC124675840 gene encoding protein trichome birefringence-like 14 isoform X1, producing the protein MRLGSINGLRCKQLKLVVLAFFMIFILWKWEEGTYYNTENLHPDSLVLTRPANSRFVDQHTSSEEDFPSVDSFPDSVVKVEKQATGAPPPLSAVSVSVDVADEKEASPSSKECNHRNGIWVSDKRRPLYSGFGCKQWLSESWSCRLTQRIDFDYEQFRWQPEACEMPEFEASQFLRRMQDKTIAYVGDSLGRQMFQSMMCMATSGEEREDVEDVGVEYGFILAPGAKRPDGWAYRFPSTNTTILYHWSSTLCDLEPLNSSDPTTSYAMHLDRPPAFVRDNLHRIHVLVLNTGHHWNRGKLRANKWEMYLGGVPNNNRNIAVIWKAKNFTIHSVVKWLDTQLPHHPHLKAFYRSISPRHFFNGDWNTGGSCDSTSPLAKGSGIFQNHSDDADAEGAVMGTRVKLLDITALSRLRDEGHISRYSIKATQGIQDCLHWCLPGVPDTWNEILAAQL; encoded by the exons ATGAGACTGGGGAGCATAAATGGACTGCGGTGCAAGCAGCTTAAACTTGTCGTCCTTGCTTTTTTCATGATCTTTATTCTCTGGAAATGGGAGGAGGGAACATACTACAATACTGAAAATCTCCATCCTGATTCGTTGGTTTTGACTCGTCCAG CTAACTCAAGGTTTGTAGATCAGCATACATCTTCAGAAGAAGACTTCCCAAGTGTGGATTCATTTCCAGATTCAGTAGTTAAGGTAGAAAAGCAAGCTACTGGTGCACCACCACCACTGTCAGCTGTGAGTGTTTCTGTTGATGTGGCAGATGAAAAGGAAGCATCACCCTCTTCGAAAG AATGTAACCACAGGAATGGAATATGGGTTTCTGACAAGCGCAGACCACTATACTCTGGTTTTGGCTGTAAACAATGGCTTTCTGAGAGCTGGTCCTGCAGATTAACACAGCGCATCGATTTTGATTATGAACAGTTCAGATGGCAACCTGAAGCTTGTGAGATGCCAGAGTTTGAGGCCTCTCAGTTCTTGAGGAG AATGCAGGATAAAACCATTGCTTATGTGGGTGATTCTTTAGGGAGGCAGATGTTTCAGTCCATGATGTGTATGGCTACTTCTGGGGAAGAGCGGGAAGATGTGGAAGATGTCGGTGTAGAGTATGGGTTCATCTTAGCCCCAGGTGCAAAAAGACCGGATGGCTGGGCTTACCGGTTCCCGAGTACAAATACAACCATTTTATACCATTGGTCGTCGACACTGTGTGATTTGGAGCCCCTGAATTCATCAGATCCAACGACCAGTTATGCTATGCACCTTGATCGTCCACCTGCTTTTGTGAGGGATAACCTACACAGGATCCACGTTCTGGTTCTTAACACTGGTCACCACTGGAACAGGGGTAAGCTAAGGGCAAATAAGTGGGAAATGTATCTTGGTGGAGTGCCAAACAACAACAGGAACATTGCTGTCATCTGGAAGGCCAAAAATTTCACCATCCACAGTGTCGTGAAGTGGTTGGATACCCAACTTCCTCACCACCCCCATCTGAAGGCATTCTATAGGTCAATATCACCTCGCCATTTTTTCAATGGGGATTGGAACACTGGGGGCAGCTGCGACAGCACAAGTCCTTTGGCCAAGGGAAGCGGCATCTTCCAGAATCATTCTGACGATGCTGATGCTGAGGGTGCAGTGATGGGAACAAGGGTCAAGCTACTGGATATCACTGCTCTATCGCGTTTGAGGGACGAAGGGCATATATCACGGTATAGCATTAAGGCCACGCAAGGGATTCAAGACTGCTTGCACTGGTGTCTTCCTGGTGTACCAGATACGTGGAACGAGATCCTTGCCGCGCAGTTATAG
- the LOC124675840 gene encoding protein trichome birefringence-like 14 isoform X2 codes for MRLGSINGLRCKQLKLVVLAFFMIFILWKWEEGTYYNTENLHPDSLVLTRPDQHTSSEEDFPSVDSFPDSVVKVEKQATGAPPPLSAVSVSVDVADEKEASPSSKECNHRNGIWVSDKRRPLYSGFGCKQWLSESWSCRLTQRIDFDYEQFRWQPEACEMPEFEASQFLRRMQDKTIAYVGDSLGRQMFQSMMCMATSGEEREDVEDVGVEYGFILAPGAKRPDGWAYRFPSTNTTILYHWSSTLCDLEPLNSSDPTTSYAMHLDRPPAFVRDNLHRIHVLVLNTGHHWNRGKLRANKWEMYLGGVPNNNRNIAVIWKAKNFTIHSVVKWLDTQLPHHPHLKAFYRSISPRHFFNGDWNTGGSCDSTSPLAKGSGIFQNHSDDADAEGAVMGTRVKLLDITALSRLRDEGHISRYSIKATQGIQDCLHWCLPGVPDTWNEILAAQL; via the exons ATGAGACTGGGGAGCATAAATGGACTGCGGTGCAAGCAGCTTAAACTTGTCGTCCTTGCTTTTTTCATGATCTTTATTCTCTGGAAATGGGAGGAGGGAACATACTACAATACTGAAAATCTCCATCCTGATTCGTTGGTTTTGACTCGTCCAG ATCAGCATACATCTTCAGAAGAAGACTTCCCAAGTGTGGATTCATTTCCAGATTCAGTAGTTAAGGTAGAAAAGCAAGCTACTGGTGCACCACCACCACTGTCAGCTGTGAGTGTTTCTGTTGATGTGGCAGATGAAAAGGAAGCATCACCCTCTTCGAAAG AATGTAACCACAGGAATGGAATATGGGTTTCTGACAAGCGCAGACCACTATACTCTGGTTTTGGCTGTAAACAATGGCTTTCTGAGAGCTGGTCCTGCAGATTAACACAGCGCATCGATTTTGATTATGAACAGTTCAGATGGCAACCTGAAGCTTGTGAGATGCCAGAGTTTGAGGCCTCTCAGTTCTTGAGGAG AATGCAGGATAAAACCATTGCTTATGTGGGTGATTCTTTAGGGAGGCAGATGTTTCAGTCCATGATGTGTATGGCTACTTCTGGGGAAGAGCGGGAAGATGTGGAAGATGTCGGTGTAGAGTATGGGTTCATCTTAGCCCCAGGTGCAAAAAGACCGGATGGCTGGGCTTACCGGTTCCCGAGTACAAATACAACCATTTTATACCATTGGTCGTCGACACTGTGTGATTTGGAGCCCCTGAATTCATCAGATCCAACGACCAGTTATGCTATGCACCTTGATCGTCCACCTGCTTTTGTGAGGGATAACCTACACAGGATCCACGTTCTGGTTCTTAACACTGGTCACCACTGGAACAGGGGTAAGCTAAGGGCAAATAAGTGGGAAATGTATCTTGGTGGAGTGCCAAACAACAACAGGAACATTGCTGTCATCTGGAAGGCCAAAAATTTCACCATCCACAGTGTCGTGAAGTGGTTGGATACCCAACTTCCTCACCACCCCCATCTGAAGGCATTCTATAGGTCAATATCACCTCGCCATTTTTTCAATGGGGATTGGAACACTGGGGGCAGCTGCGACAGCACAAGTCCTTTGGCCAAGGGAAGCGGCATCTTCCAGAATCATTCTGACGATGCTGATGCTGAGGGTGCAGTGATGGGAACAAGGGTCAAGCTACTGGATATCACTGCTCTATCGCGTTTGAGGGACGAAGGGCATATATCACGGTATAGCATTAAGGCCACGCAAGGGATTCAAGACTGCTTGCACTGGTGTCTTCCTGGTGTACCAGATACGTGGAACGAGATCCTTGCCGCGCAGTTATAG